The Solibacillus sp. FSL W7-1436 genome window below encodes:
- the groES gene encoding co-chaperone GroES has product MLRPLGDRIIIELVEVEEKTAFGIVLPDSAKEKPQTGKVVAVGTGRVLDNGTRLELDVKEGDEIIFSKFSGTEVKYDGVEYLILRESDVLAIVG; this is encoded by the coding sequence TTGTTAAGACCATTAGGAGATCGCATCATTATCGAACTTGTTGAGGTAGAGGAAAAAACTGCATTTGGTATTGTTTTACCCGACTCAGCAAAAGAAAAACCACAAACTGGTAAAGTAGTGGCAGTAGGTACAGGTCGTGTTCTTGACAACGGCACTCGTCTTGAGCTTGACGTAAAAGAAGGCGACGAAATTATCTTCTCTAAATTCTCTGGTACGGAAGTTAAGTACGACGGCGTAGAATATTTAATCCTGCGTGAGAGCGATGTACTTGCAATTGTCGGATAA
- a CDS encoding LysR family transcriptional regulator, which translates to MEIEQLQYFKTVATMQHMTRAAEVLAISQPALSKSIANIEQHLGVPLFNREGRSIYLNRFGELFLQSVNIILDEYDRIKEEFEDIIKPGSGEVSFGFIHTLGMEIVPELIASTSEAFPNMQFSLTQATSLNLLKRLEEGAIDLCLSQKIESRVIEIETEELFVEELFVIVPTTHPLAQQDAVKFEDVKNEPFIAIKKGNSLRQLVDELFLERGIALNTTFAAEEMHTVAGFVGAGMGISVIPNIKGLDHYKVKRLKLDPPCFRSVCVSWAKNRYLPPAVSEFKQYLLDYFKQKEE; encoded by the coding sequence ATGGAGATTGAACAGCTTCAATATTTCAAAACCGTTGCTACAATGCAACATATGACACGTGCGGCAGAAGTTTTGGCGATTTCCCAACCGGCGTTAAGTAAGTCGATTGCGAACATTGAACAGCATTTAGGAGTACCGCTTTTTAACCGTGAAGGAAGATCAATCTATTTGAACCGTTTTGGTGAGCTTTTCCTGCAAAGTGTCAATATCATTTTGGATGAATACGATCGTATTAAAGAAGAATTTGAAGATATTATTAAACCGGGTTCTGGAGAAGTGTCATTTGGCTTTATCCATACACTCGGGATGGAAATTGTGCCGGAACTGATTGCGTCAACAAGTGAGGCATTTCCGAACATGCAGTTTTCTCTGACACAGGCGACTTCGTTAAACCTGTTAAAGCGGCTTGAAGAAGGGGCCATCGATTTGTGCCTATCGCAAAAAATAGAATCCAGAGTAATTGAAATAGAGACCGAAGAATTATTTGTGGAGGAGCTGTTTGTCATTGTCCCGACAACACATCCATTAGCACAGCAAGATGCTGTTAAATTTGAGGATGTAAAGAATGAACCATTTATTGCGATTAAAAAGGGGAATTCGCTCCGACAACTGGTGGATGAGCTTTTTTTAGAGCGGGGAATTGCGTTAAACACAACATTCGCTGCCGAAGAAATGCACACAGTAGCAGGATTTGTCGGTGCGGGCATGGGGATATCCGTAATACCGAATATTAAAGGGCTTGATCATTATAAAGTAAAACGTTTAAAGCTTGATCCGCCATGTTTCCGTTCCGTCTGTGTTTCATGGGCAAAAAATCGTTATTTGCCTCCAGCTGTATCCGAGTTCAAACAGTATTTACTGGATTATTTTAAGCAAAAGGAGGAGTGA
- a CDS encoding alpha/beta hydrolase, translated as MKLIAPKPFTIESGKRAVLLLHGFTGNTNDVKRLGKYLADRNYTVHAPLYKGHGGGPDLLIQSQPAEWWDSVIEGYDELRNRGYDEIAVAGVSLGGIFSLKLGEERPTKAIVTMSAPATAKSTDSLQNRIIDYAINYKKLSGTYDESVDSRNKIAELVKMPSLNYLQNMINETSEKLNVIKTPVHILRGLEDDEYYCESADLIYSSVNSRIKSVKTFINSGHILTLGKERELVFEEIYRFFEGLKWKE; from the coding sequence ATGAAACTCATCGCGCCGAAACCTTTTACAATTGAATCCGGAAAACGTGCTGTTTTATTACTGCATGGCTTTACCGGAAATACAAATGATGTAAAACGTTTAGGAAAGTATTTAGCGGATCGTAACTATACAGTACATGCACCATTATATAAAGGCCATGGTGGTGGCCCTGACTTATTAATTCAATCACAACCCGCAGAATGGTGGGACAGTGTTATAGAAGGCTATGATGAATTGCGTAATCGTGGCTATGATGAAATTGCAGTAGCAGGTGTTTCTCTTGGCGGTATCTTCTCTTTGAAGCTTGGTGAAGAACGTCCGACAAAAGCGATTGTTACTATGTCTGCTCCAGCAACAGCAAAATCAACAGACAGTTTACAAAATCGAATTATTGATTATGCTATTAACTATAAAAAGTTATCAGGCACTTATGACGAATCAGTTGATAGCCGAAATAAAATTGCTGAGCTTGTAAAAATGCCTTCATTAAACTATTTACAAAATATGATTAATGAAACAAGTGAAAAATTAAATGTTATCAAGACTCCAGTCCACATTTTACGTGGTTTGGAAGATGATGAATATTATTGTGAAAGCGCCGACCTTATTTATAGTTCAGTAAATTCACGAATTAAATCAGTTAAAACTTTCATTAATTCCGGACATATATTAACATTAGGTAAAGAACGTGAATTAGTGTTTGAAGAAATTTATCGTTTCTTTGAAGGGTTAAAGTGGAAAGAATAA
- a CDS encoding CPBP family intramembrane glutamic endopeptidase, with amino-acid sequence MSFILISRNKQFWDVFKGEKASIGASIGWGIIGFFLVFLGQTIGAYIELALGIDMGSENTEAIMSVTKVAPIMIIATVFLGPVLEELVFRRVIFGSIIQNYNFWIASIISAIVFAAIHMDFTHILLYTICGMIFAFLYHKTKRLLTPIIAHVLLNGFVTFIQMNADKFQI; translated from the coding sequence GTGAGTTTTATATTAATCTCCCGCAATAAGCAATTTTGGGATGTATTTAAAGGAGAGAAGGCTTCTATTGGTGCTTCTATCGGTTGGGGGATTATCGGTTTCTTCCTGGTCTTTTTAGGCCAGACAATCGGTGCTTACATCGAGCTTGCTTTAGGAATTGACATGGGCTCTGAAAATACCGAAGCAATTATGAGTGTCACAAAGGTAGCTCCGATAATGATCATTGCGACTGTATTTTTAGGACCGGTCTTGGAAGAGCTTGTATTCCGCCGTGTCATTTTCGGTTCGATTATACAAAACTATAATTTCTGGATTGCCAGCATAATCAGTGCGATTGTATTCGCTGCGATCCATATGGATTTCACGCACATTTTATTGTATACAATTTGCGGTATGATTTTCGCATTTTTATATCATAAAACAAAGCGTCTTCTCACACCGATTATCGCGCACGTCCTCTTGAACGGTTTCGTCACATTTATCCAGATGAATGCCGA
- the groL gene encoding chaperonin GroEL (60 kDa chaperone family; promotes refolding of misfolded polypeptides especially under stressful conditions; forms two stacked rings of heptamers to form a barrel-shaped 14mer; ends can be capped by GroES; misfolded proteins enter the barrel where they are refolded when GroES binds): MAKDIKFSEEARSLMAAGVDKLANAVKVTLGPKGRNVVLEKKFGSPLITNDGVSIAKEIELENAYENMGAKLVAEVASKTNEIAGDGTTTATVLAQAMIREGLKNVTAGANPVGIRKGMDKAVAAALTELQAISRPVENKESIAQVAAISSADDEIGQYIADAMERVGNDGVITIEESKGFTTELDVVEGMQFDRGYASHYMVTDTDKMEAVLDNPFILITDKKISNIQEILPVLEQVVQQGRPILIIAEDVEGEALATLVVNKLRGTFNAVAVKAPGFGDRRKAMLEDIAVLTGGQVITQDLGLDLKSADLSSLGRAAKVIVSKDNTTIVEGAGNTDAVAGRVNQIRAQLAETASEFDKEKLQERLAKLAGGVAVIKVGAATETELKERKLRIEDALNSTRAAVEEGIVSGGGTALLNVYAAVEKVLDQVEGDVATGVRIILRALEEPVRQIAENAGLEGSIIVDRLKREEVGIGFNAATGEWVNMVDAGVVDPAKVTRSALQNAASVASLFLTTEAVVADIPEPAGSGMPDMGGMGMPGMM; the protein is encoded by the coding sequence ATGGCAAAAGATATTAAGTTTTCAGAAGAAGCACGTTCATTAATGGCGGCTGGTGTAGATAAATTAGCTAACGCTGTAAAAGTAACTTTAGGTCCTAAAGGCCGTAACGTAGTTTTAGAGAAAAAATTCGGTTCTCCACTTATTACAAATGACGGTGTATCGATTGCAAAAGAAATTGAATTAGAAAATGCTTATGAAAATATGGGCGCTAAATTAGTAGCTGAAGTAGCTTCTAAAACGAACGAAATTGCAGGGGATGGTACTACAACAGCAACAGTACTTGCACAAGCGATGATTCGTGAAGGTCTTAAAAACGTAACAGCTGGCGCTAACCCAGTAGGTATCCGTAAAGGTATGGACAAAGCGGTTGCTGCTGCATTAACAGAGCTTCAGGCTATTTCACGTCCGGTAGAAAATAAAGAATCGATCGCACAAGTAGCGGCAATCTCATCAGCAGATGATGAAATCGGTCAATACATTGCTGATGCGATGGAGCGCGTAGGCAACGATGGCGTTATTACAATTGAAGAATCAAAAGGTTTTACAACAGAACTAGATGTAGTAGAAGGTATGCAATTTGACCGTGGTTATGCATCACACTACATGGTAACTGATACAGATAAAATGGAAGCGGTACTTGATAACCCATTCATTTTAATTACTGACAAAAAAATCTCTAACATTCAGGAGATTTTACCGGTATTGGAACAAGTGGTTCAACAAGGTCGTCCGATTTTAATTATTGCTGAAGATGTTGAAGGGGAAGCTCTTGCGACATTAGTAGTAAATAAATTACGTGGTACTTTCAACGCAGTAGCAGTAAAAGCTCCAGGTTTCGGTGACCGTCGTAAAGCAATGTTGGAAGATATTGCCGTATTAACTGGTGGTCAAGTAATTACACAAGATCTTGGTTTAGACTTAAAATCAGCTGATTTATCATCTTTAGGTCGTGCTGCGAAAGTTATCGTATCAAAAGATAACACTACAATCGTTGAAGGTGCTGGTAACACAGACGCAGTAGCGGGTCGTGTAAACCAAATCCGTGCACAACTTGCTGAAACAGCATCAGAATTCGACAAAGAAAAATTACAAGAGCGCTTAGCTAAATTAGCTGGTGGTGTTGCAGTTATTAAAGTTGGTGCTGCAACAGAAACAGAATTAAAAGAGCGCAAATTACGTATTGAAGACGCATTGAACTCAACTCGTGCAGCGGTAGAAGAAGGTATCGTATCAGGTGGTGGTACAGCACTTCTAAATGTATACGCGGCAGTTGAAAAAGTATTGGATCAAGTGGAAGGCGATGTAGCAACTGGTGTACGCATTATTTTACGTGCATTAGAAGAGCCAGTTCGTCAAATTGCTGAAAACGCTGGATTAGAAGGTTCAATTATCGTTGACCGTTTAAAACGTGAAGAAGTAGGTATTGGCTTCAACGCGGCAACAGGCGAGTGGGTAAACATGGTTGATGCAGGCGTAGTTGACCCGGCAAAAGTTACGCGTTCAGCATTACAAAATGCAGCGTCAGTAGCTTCACTGTTCTTAACAACAGAAGCAGTAGTTGCAGATATTCCAGAACCAGCAGGCAGCGGTATGCCGGACATGGGCGGCATGGGTATGCCAGGAATGATGTAA
- a CDS encoding S-layer homology domain-containing protein: MRKFSVLLTLVLFLQLVLPLANIVQAEDESKSLYYLALGDSLAAGMNENGEIGFGYADLLAKNYQEQKSEVIFNKGFSYPGFTTVDVLKGIEENVTKPIYDLNGVSQNNVAIKEAIQQADIITLSVGANDILKNVNRSESGEFSFDTSGVLKSIQDVSVNYKKIFESIYKINPEVKMIVMGLYNPFPYIEDPAIQKQLSLLVTTLNNSMKSIVENNGGIFTEVAAQIAADAKTYLPNPQNIHLSEAGYQVVADAMLKNYLDALIREEDNSEGEIVKAPFTDIQNHWGKDYIDAAYAKGIMNGYEDGTFQPNANMTRAQVISVISKAFGLTGTNEAPFKDISHYAQQTQDAIAAAYEAGLIKENNGYFNPQGKITRSQLALILMRLSNIQAGQQYVPAKQAPFHDIANYDREAQLAITFLYDAGVVQGTSATTFSPKGNVTRAQVAKILVLAVNEK, encoded by the coding sequence ATGAGGAAGTTTTCGGTTTTACTGACACTTGTATTGTTTTTACAACTCGTTTTACCATTGGCAAATATAGTGCAGGCAGAAGATGAAAGTAAGTCGCTTTACTATTTAGCGCTTGGTGACTCGCTCGCTGCGGGAATGAATGAAAACGGCGAAATTGGTTTTGGCTATGCAGACTTACTCGCTAAAAATTACCAGGAACAGAAAAGTGAAGTTATATTCAATAAAGGATTTTCTTATCCTGGGTTTACAACAGTCGATGTGTTAAAAGGTATTGAAGAAAACGTCACGAAACCTATTTATGATTTAAATGGTGTCTCGCAAAATAATGTAGCAATCAAGGAAGCTATACAGCAGGCAGACATAATTACACTGAGTGTTGGAGCAAATGATATTTTAAAAAATGTAAATCGCTCTGAATCCGGTGAATTCAGCTTTGATACATCAGGTGTTCTTAAAAGCATTCAGGATGTATCGGTGAACTATAAAAAGATTTTCGAAAGCATTTATAAAATTAATCCTGAAGTTAAGATGATTGTCATGGGTCTTTACAATCCGTTTCCTTATATTGAAGATCCTGCAATTCAAAAGCAGCTAAGCTTACTCGTGACGACTCTGAATAATTCAATGAAGAGTATTGTAGAAAATAATGGCGGCATATTTACTGAAGTGGCTGCACAAATCGCTGCGGATGCGAAAACGTATTTACCGAACCCTCAAAATATCCATTTAAGTGAAGCGGGTTATCAAGTCGTAGCGGATGCGATGTTGAAGAATTATTTGGATGCATTGATCAGAGAGGAAGATAATTCGGAAGGCGAGATCGTCAAAGCGCCATTTACTGATATTCAAAACCATTGGGGCAAAGATTATATTGATGCTGCCTATGCAAAAGGTATTATGAATGGATATGAAGATGGTACATTCCAGCCGAATGCCAATATGACACGTGCTCAAGTGATATCTGTCATTTCAAAGGCTTTTGGATTAACTGGAACAAACGAAGCTCCTTTTAAAGATATCAGTCATTATGCACAGCAAACTCAAGATGCAATAGCTGCTGCATATGAAGCGGGCTTAATTAAAGAAAATAACGGGTATTTTAATCCTCAAGGTAAAATTACACGTTCACAGTTAGCATTGATTTTAATGCGCCTTTCAAACATTCAGGCTGGTCAGCAGTATGTACCTGCAAAACAGGCACCTTTCCATGATATTGCAAATTATGACCGTGAAGCGCAGTTAGCAATTACCTTTTTATATGATGCGGGCGTAGTGCAGGGAACAAGTGCCACTACATTTTCACCTAAAGGCAATGTTACACGTGCTCAAGTGGCGAAAATTTTAGTACTTGCAGTAAATGAAAAATAA